gtTATTATGGACATAGgaaatgtttttaattttttaagtagcaGAGATAGAGAAGATAGAGATATATAGTACCGCGTCAAATATATtaggattcgattttttttttaccacgtcgcatataattctttttttttactccgacagatttgtttttttaatatttttgctctttttttactGCGTCCACGCGGATTCGTTTTTTTGGCCGGACTTTTTTTTCACCTGGTTTTTTTTTGCGCCCGTTTTTTTAGGAATCAGACAGattccttttttatttcttttcgcccttttttaccGTGGAATCggatttgttttccttttctttttttcgcccgTTTTTTGATCAGACagatttgatttttcttttcttttttcgcccggtttttcgCCCGTTTTGTTTTGGATCGGACAAATTTTTTTCGCCTGGTTTTTTTTGtcggcaaaaaaaaagtggtgcaAAAAACACTAGATCCAATTCCTttaaaacagaaaaaaagagaaaaaaaatgtgattcCTTTAAAGGCGAAAAATGTGACGACAAAAATGGTTCCTAAAAAATAAGAAGTTGGttcgtataaaataaaaaatgcacgcgagaaaaaaatggaaagtgCGAAACATAGTGGTGCGATTTCTAATTactatatatctcttctctatctctaatctaatctaactatttaaaaatagaaaatgcacgagaaaataaaaaccgTTCAATAAAACGTGTGagaaaaaagtcagaaaaaGCGCAAAAAAACGCTAAAAAATGTTTTCCATCTTccataaaacaaataaaaaaatgcgCGAGAAAAAAACGGTCAGAAAAAACgtgccatttctaaaaaatggtttgaaaaaaccgtgcaaaaaaaacaccgtctattaaaaaacaaatcgcTTTGAAAAAACTGTCAGAGAAAATACTAAATTGATGGATGCTTGACtcggataggatccatcgattttttgccatctactatacggcttttatttcgtcatatattctcctgtattgaaaaaaaaaagcaaaaaaggacatttgaaaaaacaagcaaaaaaaaagcgCGAGAAAATAATTGTTTGAAAAAACAGgcaaaaaacacaaaaaaataaaagaaaaaaagggagaaaaaatatGGTTTTTGTCGTCAgtaaaaaatgcaaaaaaaaacatgctatgaaaaaaatatttgaaagaaatacgccatttctaaaaaaatggtttgagaaaatcacgcaagaaaaaaaacaccgtttataaaaaaacaaaccactcattaaaatacaaacattgtcATTAACATGATTATACATGAAAAACatatattatcattagaatCTTTTCACCCATTACAACGCACggatataatataaatataaaagcaAGAAGAGGAAATAATAATAAAGGGAGCACTGTATGAGGTAGCTAGTAGCTTGGTGCGGTGCCGAGCGCGTAGCTCTTGAGAAGGTCACCGCAGATGGGGAGTGGGCGGGTCTGGAGGCTACATTACCTGGATACTTCCCAAAAGCTACGTATCCGTATCTGATACGTGGAAGGATACGGATACGTATCGGATACGTATCCCATGTGTATCGGCGATATTGGTGATTTTcagaaaaatcaaaaaaaaaatctggataCTCCCCCGATACGTTGAGATACCTTCTGGATACGATCGAGAGAACTAAACATCGCTTTATCCTGCAACTCCACGCCGTTCGTCGCTTCCGTGGTTCTCGCATATGGCCCGACACCCCACGCGGCTCGCGACTCCtagcgccgctgccgctgacGGACGCCAATCGCAGAGTTGTGCGCCGTCGCCATATGCGGGCGTAACACCGGATGCTGAATGCAGTGCTGCCGCCGCCAGGCATAgcaccgccgtccgccgccggcgccatctcCAACCAGGCAACCACTTACTTCAGCAGTGAGGCAAGCAAGTTCCATCGGTCGATTCAGTTGTTGGCCTCTCCCATGCAGCTATGCTAGTGTTAgcaatgattttctttttcttttttaacttCTTGTCCCTCTTTCTATTTTCTTGGTACAAAGTGCTACTTTTAGATCGGATGAAATTTCGGATTGGAATATCAAGTGCTAATGCATCTAACACTCTCGACGTGTATGTTCATTACACTCTTGGAATAAACCTGTTGGCAAGTTATTGGCAAGTTGGCAGTCTTCAGTCTGCATCATCATTCTCGGGGTTAAATCGCTTCACCAACCTTAGTCAATTACAATTATTAGAAAATATTTCCATGACATTATACGAGCTTATTTCCATGCAAGAgttcataaatttatatattaaatttttatattgttaatatatatatagacgtATCCCCGTATCCTTAGTTTTTCACAAATGCCACATCTTCGTATCCACGTATCGCGTATCCGTATCAGCGTATCTAGCTAACATAGTCTGGAGGAAGCCGAGAGGATTGGCGCGGCGGACCATGGTGGCGAGGCCGACGTCCTGAACGAGGGTGACCGGCGCGCGGTCGCGACCCACCTCCATCTCGTGGCATTCGGTCACCGGGCTGCTGAGCAGCGCCACCGCGCACACCAACTCGGCACCGCGGTTGTCCACCTCCACCAGCTCCATGCGGTAGTGCCCCGTCGCGTCCGTTGTCCCCTCCGCCGATCTCTCCACCGACCCGCTCGCGCTCATGTAGTGCCGGCACTCCAGCCGCACCCGCGCGGCCTGGATCGCCGTCGTCACGTTCGTCACGAACCCGGCACGGCACGTGTCGCAGTACACCTCGCCCTCCACGAAGAAATCCGAGTGACGGCTCCCCTgcaccgccatcgccatcgctgtcgccgtcaccactaccatcaccatcaccacaCCGCTGGCCATAACCACACATCAATCAATCGATCGATAAATAACCGATCCTGCTTAGGGCAGCTATATATATCGAATGGTTGAAGCGATCGATCGGCTGGGAATGGAACGACGACCCAATTAATCAGGTGATCCATAcattaatttgcattgcatgtTATGACTCTATTGTTAGTTTGTTAGTTAGTTGCTTGCGTTGTTGACCAATCGAAAGTAATGAACCTCCCCTATAATcttttatatactaaaaatccattaaacttcttACAAACGATCTTAAGCCGCTACATGGCACTCCTACGAACGCTCCTAAGTCACCACATGCACTATCTAATCTCATcgttaattttcacttaaattgatggatccattattttacatcattagattaaaaaataataacttcCTCATGTACGAATGAGTTTGCACGTTACAAATGCCACTGCTTTCTTTCCGTACGTACAAACGTTGTACATGATTGAAAACAAAATTTTCCTAATCTTCGCTGgaagaaaaaacatatacatgtacataaaacagacagaaaaaacatacattcaaatatgaatttctacaatataaagataaaatatattacttcccaaatataaatatatttagttaaatTAAGAACTATAAgaaatatccaatcaatgttcTTTTAAACCATCTTCTAAATCTATCTgttatatactaaaattacattaaaCTTTCtctcaaataaattagagaaaccctagaaatctattatatactaaaattctATTAAATGTCTTGTAAACACTACTACATTATCGCGTGACGCTCTaataaaattagagaaatcctagaaatttagagtaaaaaaagaaaaccatccAACCTTGaatttttacttaaattattAGACCCGCTATTTTAAACATTGGATTAGAGCTCTTAAAATTCCCATGTGTTGACGCGAAAAACACGCACTGGTCTAAATCTGGCACATTAAAATTCCCTAGTTTAACATATCCTTAATACCCCTGTCACAGTAAAATCTGGCACACGCGGACCTCTCAGGTTGCCTCCCGTGGGTGACTCCAAAGGAGCCTCAGCAGCCCTAGTCGTCGCCAGCTGCCTCAACGCCTGttctgcctccgccgccgccgttggtgACGATGGTGGTAGTTTTTTTTACCGCCCAACACCACGATGAAGTAGATCGGAGAGATCAACACCATGTGCGAATTAGCAGGAAGATCGGTCGATCGCTGTTGTGACCGTGCTCGCCATGGATGTCGGAGGAGTTGAATCGGTAGTTAGCAAGGACACCCCTTCACCGCTGATCCTCTCTTCCAACCGGCAATCCGCTTTGTTTGGGTCGATAAACATGCAATGCGGAGGACATCACATCAATCCGAACGTGATCCAAGAAGGGATATTGGTCTAGCTGATGAAGGGCGCAATGGCACCCTCTTATCCGGTTGTGCCAATAAGTTCCATACTGATCTGTTCAGCGATAATTTTATTCATGTTTTCGGTAGTCCGGTTCGATGATGGCTTCTTTCATTCGCTTGGTGGTGGCAGATCCAGTAGGCTAGTACTTTGTCCTTGGTGGCTACACATTGGTACTGCTTGGTCTGTATAGTTAGCAATCTGATATATTGGTTGCTTGGTCAGCGAATGCTAAAGGCGGTTTTGTGGAATTGTGGTTATGATCAGATTGTGAGTGGATTGTGCTAAGTCCATCCAGATGATGGCACAGAGTACTAGCAATCACTCCAGAGTGAAAACCTAATGATTCCACAACATCGCTGCTTGTGTGTTATTCCTTTGTTGAAGGTGTGATGTCAGGCTTCGAATAACAATCTAGCCTTGTGTTCCAATAGCAGCGGCAGACAAAATGTCATGTATTTCTCGAGGGCGTTGTTTCGGAGTAAATAACTAGGATTAACCTCTTGTCTTGGTTCTATTTGAGTGAGCTGCTACAAGACAACATGATATGTTTAGGTTT
The window above is part of the Oryza sativa Japonica Group chromosome 7, ASM3414082v1 genome. Proteins encoded here:
- the LOC9266304 gene encoding pollen-specific protein C13; the encoded protein is CVVMASGVVMVMVVVTATAMAMAVQGSRHSDFFVEGEVYCDTCRAGFVTNVTTAIQAARVRLECRHYMSASGSVERSAEGTTDATGHYRMELVEVDNRGAELVCAVALLSSPVTECHEMEVGRDRAPVTLVQDVGLATMVRRANPLGFLQTILQTRPLPICGDLLKSYALGTAPSY